The genomic interval TTTTGCAAACGGCACCTGTTCTGGATACCGCCGGTTCTCCGTTTCTGGATGCCATCTCCCAGGGAGCAACAAATCCAACTGGAACCACCATTGCAACTCTGCTCTCCAGGTTAGGTGGAACGGGAATTACAGATGTGGATCGAGATCCCAGGGCGATCGCCGTGACCAGTGTAAATAACACAAATGGCACCTGGCAATACTCGACTAACGGCGGCACAAGCTGGACCAATTTTGGTGCCGTGTCCAACACCTCGGCAACCGTTCTGGGCGCAACCTCACTTTACTCTGGTAGTTTGGGCACTACGCCGGATACCCAGAACTGGCTCAGCTTCACCAGCCAGGATCTGATTCCTCCCACAAACAGCGCGACTCAAACCGTCAGCAATGGTGGCACTACCCTCAACTCCACCATTGGTGGCGACAACGGAATCTATACGGGCTACAGCAACTACAACACTTCAGGAACATTACAGAATACTGCTTTTCCGGTGCTTAACCGCGCCGCTGGTTATAGCATTACCTTTAAGTTGCAAGTGCTTTCAGAATCTCGTACTAATCAAAGTCGCGCAGGCTTCAGCATCATTACCATCAGCAGCGATGGTACACGAGGCATTGAACTGGGCTTCCAGCAACTTTCTGGTACGACCGGAAACATTTTTGCTCAAGGAGATGGCAATACACCCAATCCGGGTGGGCAAGCAAATGGTTTATTCCTGGCAGCCGAGAATGTTTCGTTTAACACGAATCAGGACACCACCTATACCCTGTCCGTTCTGGGCAATAATTACCAACTGTTTGCTAATGGGGCTCAGATCCTGACCGGACCCCTACGGGACTACACTGGCTTTAATAGCCCGGTTCCGATCGACCCCTACGAATTACCTAGCTTCTTGTTCCTGGGTGACAACACAACTTCCGCCCAAGCCAACGTTAAGTTGAGCCAGGTGGTCGTACAAACCGACACCCGCATTCGATTTGTTCCCAACCCTGGCTTTGTCGGCACCGCCAATCTCTCGTTTCGTGCCTGGGACACCACCAATGGTTCAGCCAATGGTGCAACTGGAGTCAATGCTTCCGTCACTGGCAACACGACTGCTTTCAGTGCTGCTACTGAAACCGCGATCGTTAACGTCATCACTAATAATCCTGGTTCCGCTGGTCAAAAAACCCTTTACTGGCGCAACAATACCTCCGGGGGCAACAGTATTTGGCAGCTCAATGGCACTTCCTACCAGGGGTCCTTTTCCCTGCCTACCCTCAACAATGCAAACTGGACGATCGCCGGTATCGCCGACTTCACTGGTGAGGGTGAAGCAGATATTGTCTGGCAGAATCGGGCTACAGGACAAACGGCAATCTGGCAATTACTGGATGGCATCACCTACAGCAGATCCTTCGCACTGCCGACCCTGAGCAACACCAATTGGGCGATCGCAGGAGTGGCTGACTTCGACGGTGATACCAGAACAGACCTGCTCTGGCGCAACAATGCCACCGGACAAAACGTCATCTGGAAGTTAAATGGCACGACCTATAGCACTGCCTACGCCCTGCCCACCCTCAGCAATTTGAGCTGGACGATCGTTGGGGTAGCTGACTTCGACGGTGATACCAGAACAGACCTGCTCTGGCGCAACAATGCCACCGGACAAAACGTCATCTGGAAGTTAAATGGCACGACCTATAGCACTGCCTACGCCCTACCCACCCTCAGCAATTTGAGCTGGACGATCGCAGGAGTGGCTGACCTTGACGGGGATGGACAGAAGAATGAAGTCCTCTGGCGCAATACTGCCACTGGGCAAAACGTGATTTGGAAACTGAATGGCACCAGTTACAGCACAGCCTTCACATTGCCCCCGCTCACCAACGCAAATTGGTCGATCGCAGCAATTACAGACTTTGATGGCGACACCCAGGCCGATCTGCTCTGGCGCAACCGTGCCACCGGGCAAGCTGTTATCTGGCAACTGGATGGCAGTGCTGTAAGCGGTGCCTTCTCCCTACCGATGGTCGCAGGGTCTAGCTGGAACGTCTACGTTTCAGCGTAGAGAGAGGGGAGAGGGGAGACACGGAGTTTCACCCCCCCCATTTCCCACCCCTTACTCCTCTCACTTAAATGCGTAATTATTTGTAACCATTCGGTGATAAGCTGATCAATGGCAATCTTGAAATCACCATAGCTGAATCACAGAATAGGGCGTAAGCATGGTCACCACCGCAGAGAAGACAAGTACAGGTTACATTACTCAAATCATTAGTGCTGTTGTAGACATCAAATTTCCAACGGGTAAAATGCCCGAAATTTATGATGCATTGAAAATTGAAGGCACAAATCCCGCAGGTCAACAGGTTTCTGTAACCTGCGAGGTGCAGCAGTTGTTGGGCGATCGTCAGGTGCGCGCAGTTGCAATGAGTTCCACCGACGGTCTGGTTCGGGGCATGGAAGTGGTTAACACAGGTGAGCCGATCAACGTTCCCGTTGGGACTGGCACCCTGGGACGCATCTTTAATGTGCTGGGTGAACCGATTGATAACAAGGGTCCCGTCGATCGCTCCCAAACCCTACCCATTCACCGTTCTGCCCCTAAACTAACAGAATTGGAAACCACCCCTTCTGTGTTTGAAACCGGCATCAAGGTGATTGACCTTCTGACGCCCTATCGCCGTGGTGGAAAGATTGGTTTATTCGGGGGTGCCGGAGTCGGCAAAACCGTCGTCATGCTGGAGTTAATCAACAACATCGCGACGCAACACGGTGGCTTATCCGTGTTCGGTGGCGTTGGGGAACGGACCCGCGAAGGGAACGACCTCTACAATGAAATGATTGAATCGGGTGTAATCAACAAGGATGATCCAGGTCAGTCTAAGATTGCTCTGGTGTACGGTCAGATGAACGAACCCCCCGGTGCCCGGATGCGGGTAGGGTTGTCAGCCCTGACTATGGCTGAATACTTCCGTGACGTTAACAAACAGGATGTGCTGTTGTTCATCGACAACATCTTCCGATTTGTCCAAGCAGGTTCTGAAGTATCTGCGCTCCTGGGTCGGATGCCCTCTGCTGTGGGATATCAGCCCACCCTGGGAACAGACGTAGGTGACCTGCAAGAGCGCATCACCTCAACGCTGGAAGGATCAATTACTTCCGTACAAGCCGTCTACGTTCCTGCGGATGACCTGACTGACCCTGCTCCTGCCACCACCTTCGCCCACCTGGACGGAACCACAGTACTCTCTCGCGGTCTGGCATCCAAAGGAATTTATCCCGCAGTTGATCCGCTGGGATCTACTTCTACAATGCTGCAACCCAGTGTCGTCGGTAATGACCACTACGACACCGCTCGTGCCGTTCAGGCAACCCTGCAACGCTACAAGGAACTGCAAGACATCATTGCCATCCTAGGTCTAGATGAATTGTCTGAAGACGATCGCATTACCGTAGCACGTGCCCGCAAGATTGAGCGGTTCCTGTCTCAACCCTTCTCTGTGGCAGAGGTGTTCACGGGTACTCCTGGGCAATATGTCACCCTGGAGAAGACGATCGCAGGCTTCAAAAAAATCCTCTCCGGTGAACTGGACGATCTGCCCGAACAAGCGTTCTACATGATCGGTGACATTGACATGGCGATCGCTAAAGCCGAAAAAATGAAGGCAGAAGCAAAGTAGGTGGTAGGGGTTAGGTGATAGGGGTCAGGCAGAAATTAAAGTTCTTGATCCCTAGCTCCTAGCTCCTAGCTCCTACTCCCCTACCCCCTACCACCTATCACCTATCCTCATGGCACTCACTGTTCGTGTAATTGCACCCGACAAAACTGTTTGGGACTCCGATGCGGAGGAAGTCATCCTGCCTAGCACAACCGGACAACTCGGTATTCTCACAGGGCACGCACCCTTGCTGACCGCCTTAGATACCGGGGTGATGCGGGTTCGTGCTGATAAAAATTGGGTTCCGATCGCGCTATTTGGTGGCTTCGCAGAAGTCGAAAACAACGAAGTCACCATTCTGGTGAATGCTGCGGAACGGGGCGATTCCATTAATAAGGAAGATGCCCGCGCTGCTTTCGCTGAAGCCGAAACCAAGTATAACCAGTCGCAACAAAATGACGATCGGCAAATCAGAATCCAAGCGACTCAAGCATACAAACGTGCCCGTGCCCGCTTTCAAGCCGCAGGCGGCATGCTCTAATCCAGCATTTCAAATCCTTCAGCCATAAAAATTGGTATAAGTCTCTATTTAGTCGCAGCGATCGCCCCCTTTTCCACCGGGCGATCGCTTTTCCGTTTTGGGAAGGGTGATCGCCCCTCACTCATCCTCAGACTGCATCATTTGCTGGGAGCCATGTAGGACTGCCAGGATATCAATTTGATCGGGTTTGATGTAATAGATAATGCGATAAGAGCCTTCAATCACTTCACGAATCTGTTTAGTTTCAAACTCTGATACGACTCGACCTGATAACGGAAAATTAGCAATTTGTTGAGATCTGCGAGTCAGACGATCAATCGTTCTGGTAGCATACTGAGGCGAATTTTGAGCAATGTTAGGTGTAGATCGCAGACAGATTCCTAACAGCTGTATCCGTCCAGAAAACCTTCATTGGGGCAATCCAAATTGCTTCCGCACCTCTTCAACACTGATTAGATGCCCAGCCTCGCTATCAGCTAATCCTGCTTCAATGGCTTGCCTGACATAAATTTCATGCATGAGATCATCCCACGTAGAGTTTTCAGGCAACCTATCAATCAGTTGTTTTGCGGCTTCTTTAATGTTGGTCGGTTTCATAAAATTTCTGATTAGTAACTTTATTTGTGATTGTAATACTTTTGTGCTGCATGTCCTGTAGACAACCGCGATCGCCCCCTTTCCCATCGGGCGACCGCTTTCTCGTAAAGCAACTGTTTTATTTCAAGAATTCTGAAGAATTTGATCCCGCTGAACCGTAAGATGGGGAAGGCGTGGCTATACCTGTGACATCGTGAAAGCAATCTCCCTTCTTGGCTCAACCGGATCGATTGGGACTCAAACACTGGATATTGTTGCCCAAAACCCTGAGCAGTTTCGAATTGTAGGGTTAGCAGCGGGTAGCAATGTGGAGATGCTATCCCAACAAATCCGCCAGTTTCATCCAGAGATCGTGGCGATTTGTGAGACAGGCAAACTGCCAGAATTGAAGCAGGCGATCGCCGATTTGTCTCCCCAGCCAACCCTACTGGCAGGAGAAGATGGGGTGATTGAAGTTGCCCGGTACAGCGCAGCGGATGTTGTTGTAACCGGAATTGTGGGCTGCGCGGGGTTGTTACCTACCATTGCAGCCATTGAAGCCGGAAAAGACATTGCCCTGGCAAACAAAGAAACATTGATTGCTGGGGGACCGGTTGTATTGCCCCTGGTGCAAAAGCATGGCATTAAACTGCTGCCTGCGGAGCTCAGAACATTCCGCCATTTTTCAGTGCCTCCAGGGTGTTCCCAGGGGCGGTTTGCGGCGGATTTTACTGACCGCTTCCGGGGGGGCATTTCGGGATCTTCCCGTGGAAAAACTAGCTCAAGTAACCGTTGCAGATGCCCTCAAGCATCCCAACTGGTCAATGGGGCGCAAGATTACGATCGACTCAGCGACCTTAATGAACAAGGGGCTGGAGGTGATTGAAGCTCACTTTTTGTTTGGGGCGGATTATGACCAGATTGACATCGTGATTCATCCCCAAAGCATTATCCATTCACTGATCGAACTGCAAGACACCTCAGTTCTGGCACAGTTGGGTTGGGCTGATATGCGCCTACCCTTGCTCTATGCTCTTTCCTTCCCAGAGCGCATCTATACCGATTGGGAACCCCTGGATCTGGTGAAAGCGGGCAGCCTTACCTTCCGAGAACCAGACCATCAGAAATATCCCTGCATGAATTTAGCCTATGCCGCAGGACGGGCAGGCGGTTGTATGCCAGCAGTTCTAAATGCGGCAAATGAGCAAGCAGTGGCACTGTTTTTAGAAGAAAAAATCCGATTTTTAGATATCCCCCGTTTAATTGAGCAAGCGTGCGATCGCTACCAGATCCACAACCACTCAACCCCATCCCTGGAGGACATTATCGCTGCCGATCAATGGGCACGGCAGGAGGTGTTAACGGCAAGTTTGATAGGAGTTGGGGGATAGGGGGTAGGTAGTAGGGGGTAGGTAGTAGGGGATAGGTGTCAGGTTTTACTAAACTTAAAAGGAAGTTGCTGTAGGTTAATTACAGCAATAAGCTGTAGGGTAGTCACTGCGCCCGAATTTTTATAATGAAACTTTTTGACAACAGTAGGCAGTGTTCACTCTAAAGGAAATTCCTACCCCCTGTCACCTACCACCTACCACCTATTTAATGGAATCAATTAGCAATTTTGCCTCATCATTTGGCGATGGAAATGTGATTCTGTTGATTGCAGCGATCGCCGTTTGTTTTTTGATTTTCTCCTGGTTACTCAAAGTGTTTCGATTCACAATTGGCCCTGCGATTTCAATTGTGGTGATTATGTTACTCCTCAAGGTTGTGTTTGGAATTAGTCCAAACCAGTTATGGTACGAGGTCAAAGAAATTCCCCAGATGGTTTGGCAAATTGTGCTTGAGGGGTACAGAGCCGTTGTGGGTTGATTGTCCATTCACGTTCCTAAGAGCAGTGATAGCGTTGGGATTTATAGCCATCAACTCGCTTATTTTTTAGCACAGCGTCAAATTCACACTGTTCCATCCTTAAATCAGCAATTCCGTCATAGTTAACCAGCCACAGGTCAAAGGGACGGGGGATTGCTTTGACGGTATTCCGCAAGGGGGAAGTTGGGAAAT from Kovacikia minuta CCNUW1 carries:
- a CDS encoding DUF4347 domain-containing protein; its protein translation is METKQSFFLANHGSWASSLAASNAVLNASPDRPLSFPDVSSQSSQHASSGTNLVFIDSRVNGYQNLLDGLTPGTEAYVLSSTQDAIAQITQILLNHTGVSSLHIISHGQSAGLQIGANGLNETNLSHYASELQSWKQALAPEADILLYGCDVAQTDAGKSFVHQLAQLTGGDVAASDDLTGSSPLGGDWNLEFNVGEITTSLALQANILQNYAAVLQTAPVLDTAGSPFLDAISQGATNPTGTTIATLLSRLGGTGITDVDRDPRAIAVTSVNNTNGTWQYSTNGGTSWTNFGAVSNTSATVLGATSLYSGSLGTTPDTQNWLSFTSQDLIPPTNSATQTVSNGGTTLNSTIGGDNGIYTGYSNYNTSGTLQNTAFPVLNRAAGYSITFKLQVLSESRTNQSRAGFSIITISSDGTRGIELGFQQLSGTTGNIFAQGDGNTPNPGGQANGLFLAAENVSFNTNQDTTYTLSVLGNNYQLFANGAQILTGPLRDYTGFNSPVPIDPYELPSFLFLGDNTTSAQANVKLSQVVVQTDTRIRFVPNPGFVGTANLSFRAWDTTNGSANGATGVNASVTGNTTAFSAATETAIVNVITNNPGSAGQKTLYWRNNTSGGNSIWQLNGTSYQGSFSLPTLNNANWTIAGIADFTGEGEADIVWQNRATGQTAIWQLLDGITYSRSFALPTLSNTNWAIAGVADFDGDTRTDLLWRNNATGQNVIWKLNGTTYSTAYALPTLSNLSWTIVGVADFDGDTRTDLLWRNNATGQNVIWKLNGTTYSTAYALPTLSNLSWTIAGVADLDGDGQKNEVLWRNTATGQNVIWKLNGTSYSTAFTLPPLTNANWSIAAITDFDGDTQADLLWRNRATGQAVIWQLDGSAVSGAFSLPMVAGSSWNVYVSA
- the atpD gene encoding F0F1 ATP synthase subunit beta, translating into MVTTAEKTSTGYITQIISAVVDIKFPTGKMPEIYDALKIEGTNPAGQQVSVTCEVQQLLGDRQVRAVAMSSTDGLVRGMEVVNTGEPINVPVGTGTLGRIFNVLGEPIDNKGPVDRSQTLPIHRSAPKLTELETTPSVFETGIKVIDLLTPYRRGGKIGLFGGAGVGKTVVMLELINNIATQHGGLSVFGGVGERTREGNDLYNEMIESGVINKDDPGQSKIALVYGQMNEPPGARMRVGLSALTMAEYFRDVNKQDVLLFIDNIFRFVQAGSEVSALLGRMPSAVGYQPTLGTDVGDLQERITSTLEGSITSVQAVYVPADDLTDPAPATTFAHLDGTTVLSRGLASKGIYPAVDPLGSTSTMLQPSVVGNDHYDTARAVQATLQRYKELQDIIAILGLDELSEDDRITVARARKIERFLSQPFSVAEVFTGTPGQYVTLEKTIAGFKKILSGELDDLPEQAFYMIGDIDMAIAKAEKMKAEAK
- the atpC gene encoding ATP synthase F1 subunit epsilon — protein: MALTVRVIAPDKTVWDSDAEEVILPSTTGQLGILTGHAPLLTALDTGVMRVRADKNWVPIALFGGFAEVENNEVTILVNAAERGDSINKEDARAAFAEAETKYNQSQQNDDRQIRIQATQAYKRARARFQAAGGML
- a CDS encoding type II toxin-antitoxin system RelE/ParE family toxin; translation: MQLLGICLRSTPNIAQNSPQYATRTIDRLTRRSQQIANFPLSGRVVSEFETKQIREVIEGSYRIIYYIKPDQIDILAVLHGSQQMMQSEDE
- the dxr gene encoding 1-deoxy-D-xylulose-5-phosphate reductoisomerase; translated protein: MALNCCLRSSEHSAIFQCLQGVPRGGLRRILLTASGGAFRDLPVEKLAQVTVADALKHPNWSMGRKITIDSATLMNKGLEVIEAHFLFGADYDQIDIVIHPQSIIHSLIELQDTSVLAQLGWADMRLPLLYALSFPERIYTDWEPLDLVKAGSLTFREPDHQKYPCMNLAYAAGRAGGCMPAVLNAANEQAVALFLEEKIRFLDIPRLIEQACDRYQIHNHSTPSLEDIIAADQWARQEVLTASLIGVGG